In a genomic window of Verrucomicrobiota bacterium:
- a CDS encoding ABC transporter ATP-binding protein has protein sequence MLMPVDVLSVNNLRKQYGHSTAVDGISFSVGTREIVGLLGPNGAGKTTTINMVLGVLSPSSGTIRIDGVDLTTRRSRALQRTNFAATYAPLPGNLTVVQNLRFFGLLYGMRDLSERIATVLEQFKLEPFRDVKCGVLSSGEQARAGLAKALLSRPNLLLLDEPTASLDPATARELRAEIRAFTMQGSSGILWTSHNMYEVEEVCDRVLFLSRGRILLEGDPKALPGEFGKASLEELFIAVAREPLALELE, from the coding sequence ATGCTTATGCCCGTGGACGTCCTTTCAGTAAACAACCTCCGTAAGCAATACGGCCACAGCACTGCCGTCGACGGAATCTCCTTTAGCGTCGGCACTCGGGAAATCGTTGGGCTTTTGGGGCCAAACGGGGCGGGTAAAACCACGACCATCAATATGGTCCTGGGCGTGCTCTCGCCCAGTTCGGGTACCATCCGCATCGACGGTGTCGACCTCACTACACGTCGTTCCCGGGCGCTGCAGCGTACGAATTTTGCGGCCACTTATGCGCCGCTGCCCGGCAATCTGACCGTGGTGCAGAACCTTCGCTTTTTCGGACTTCTTTACGGGATGCGAGATCTATCCGAACGCATCGCGACCGTGTTGGAGCAATTCAAACTTGAGCCGTTCCGGGATGTAAAGTGCGGGGTGCTGTCCTCCGGAGAGCAAGCGCGCGCGGGCCTGGCTAAAGCCCTGCTCAGCCGGCCGAACCTTTTGTTGCTGGATGAGCCGACCGCCTCCCTCGATCCGGCGACTGCCCGGGAACTGCGCGCTGAGATTCGGGCATTTACCATGCAGGGCAGCAGCGGGATTCTGTGGACCTCGCACAACATGTACGAAGTCGAAGAGGTGTGCGACCGGGTGCTCTTCCTTTCCCGCGGCCGGATCTTGCTGGAAGGTGACCCCAAGGCGCTGCCCGGTGAGTTCGGCAAAGCGAGCCTGGAAGAATTGTTCATCGCCGTGGCCCGCGAGCCGCTGGCGCTTGAGCTCGAATAA
- a CDS encoding autotransporter domain-containing protein, giving the protein MVANGTFDISQGGNQTIGDLSGSGTVKLGSRQLSVGTANSTTFSGSLADGGIAGGVGGSLVKQGTGTLTLLGTNTYTGGTTILAGKIVLGPGASLAPAGPVIDDGTLDISQSGNQIIGPLSGSGTLDLGGSVLTVNTSVSTTFTGTIESNGTTGGLITAGTGTLTLTGYSSYVGPSVLGDGTLVIGHSNALGTGPIVVAGAGTLTTQGGNYTLPNAIDLVPTLTLDVNSGALTLSGHIFGGPHEGLLKTGAGDLTITGNNAYVGNTMLGDGSKPGGTLTVGSNTALGDSSNPDNAILQVATNSHATLTTTGSQPLALADAVQLNNSDPGSNLTILTGGSNVPDLALTGTVSGVGGITKAGEGTLTLSGNNTYEGGTNVSGGTLAVDNPHALGTGAVVNSGTLQTGGSNHLIAIASGFTQTSSGLLNLNVVNSGKLSPAPYVAGAPVLNYDAVLVAGTANVAGSKVFLSFRNLGLALPSQGQRYTVLTSLSGPVVGRFDGSNGYTDAATFNPAFKAAAAYDDNGNDAVTLTMLLPFTSLDRLTANEQAVARYIDAYDTTYTTGDFADNIVAGLNLETYNKPGALASALNELSPQRLQVLSTIAFDNFTFSAQQLADHLANLRDGISGLDTSGLVMMDASLAPSLARIKNHLLAAPLESDELQETGIGGIQDSTVPAAIVTPNRWGAFIDGDVILADFSHNQNVPQADYTAGGVMAGVDYRLTDHLTIGALFNYIHSEASLDGEGSRASIDSYQGGLYGAYAQHGWYANALATYGFNDDSTSRRIRFAGVDRTAAADPSGNQYAGDIAGGYEFHLGRLAIGPNLGLDYVHWDLDRFTESGAGVASLDIRKQSADSLRSKVGLTARYQCRLGWIAVTPHFSAYWQHEYLDDSRDISSSFSQPGIGTFTVQTTVPGRDSALLDGGIDADLTKNVLLYADTQGQIGSGNAIAGSIQLGLRIAF; this is encoded by the coding sequence GTGGTCGCCAACGGGACCTTCGACATCTCGCAGGGCGGCAATCAGACCATCGGTGACCTGAGCGGTTCGGGCACGGTGAAATTAGGCAGCCGGCAGTTAAGCGTCGGCACGGCTAACTCGACGACCTTTTCGGGCAGCCTTGCCGACGGGGGGATCGCGGGCGGCGTCGGCGGCAGCCTGGTGAAGCAAGGCACCGGCACGTTAACCCTGCTCGGTACGAACACCTACACCGGCGGCACGACCATCCTGGCCGGAAAAATCGTGCTCGGCCCAGGCGCCAGCCTCGCTCCGGCCGGGCCAGTCATCGATGACGGCACGCTCGACATCTCCCAAAGCGGTAACCAGATCATCGGTCCGTTGAGCGGTTCGGGCACGCTGGACCTCGGCGGTAGCGTTTTAACGGTCAACACCTCGGTGAGCACGACCTTCACCGGGACGATCGAGAGTAACGGCACTACCGGGGGCCTGATAACCGCGGGTACCGGCACGCTTACCCTCACAGGTTACAGCTCCTACGTGGGCCCGTCTGTTCTCGGCGACGGTACTTTGGTGATCGGTCACTCCAATGCCCTGGGCACTGGGCCCATCGTTGTCGCCGGTGCGGGCACCCTGACCACTCAGGGTGGCAACTACACATTGCCGAACGCAATTGACCTTGTGCCGACGCTCACTTTGGACGTGAATTCAGGCGCGTTGACCCTGAGCGGCCACATCTTCGGCGGTCCTCATGAAGGACTCCTGAAAACCGGGGCTGGTGATTTGACGATTACCGGGAACAACGCCTACGTCGGCAATACCATGCTGGGCGATGGGTCCAAACCCGGCGGGACGTTGACGGTGGGCAGTAACACCGCACTCGGCGATTCGAGCAATCCGGATAACGCCATCCTGCAGGTTGCGACGAACTCACACGCGACGTTGACGACGACCGGTTCGCAGCCGCTCGCGCTTGCGGACGCCGTCCAGCTCAACAACTCGGATCCGGGCTCCAACCTGACCATCCTGACGGGCGGATCTAACGTGCCGGATCTGGCGCTTACGGGGACCGTCAGTGGCGTCGGCGGTATTACCAAAGCAGGAGAGGGGACGCTTACGCTTTCCGGAAACAACACCTATGAAGGCGGAACGAACGTCAGCGGCGGGACGCTCGCCGTGGACAACCCTCACGCCCTCGGCACCGGTGCGGTCGTAAACTCCGGCACGCTCCAGACCGGCGGCTCCAATCACCTCATCGCAATTGCGTCCGGCTTCACCCAGACCTCGAGCGGGTTGCTGAATCTCAACGTGGTTAACTCCGGGAAGTTGTCTCCGGCCCCTTACGTTGCCGGTGCTCCGGTCCTGAACTACGACGCGGTCCTCGTTGCCGGGACGGCAAATGTGGCCGGCAGCAAGGTATTCTTAAGCTTCCGGAACCTCGGTTTGGCGCTCCCCAGCCAGGGTCAGCGTTACACGGTTCTCACCTCGCTCAGCGGACCAGTCGTCGGCCGGTTCGACGGCAGCAACGGGTATACCGACGCGGCAACGTTCAACCCGGCGTTCAAAGCGGCTGCCGCGTACGACGATAATGGCAATGACGCGGTCACCCTGACCATGCTGCTGCCGTTTACCTCCCTCGACCGCCTGACGGCGAACGAACAGGCAGTCGCCCGGTACATCGACGCGTACGACACAACCTATACCACCGGTGATTTTGCGGATAACATCGTCGCCGGTCTTAACCTCGAGACCTACAATAAGCCCGGTGCATTGGCTTCCGCGCTGAACGAGCTGTCACCGCAACGGCTTCAGGTCCTTTCCACGATCGCCTTTGACAACTTCACATTCTCCGCGCAGCAGCTCGCGGATCATCTGGCGAACTTGCGCGACGGCATCTCCGGCTTGGATACCTCGGGCCTGGTCATGATGGATGCCTCACTGGCGCCAAGCCTCGCACGAATCAAGAATCACCTGTTGGCCGCTCCGCTGGAATCCGATGAGCTGCAGGAGACCGGTATCGGCGGCATCCAGGATTCAACGGTGCCGGCTGCGATCGTGACGCCTAACCGCTGGGGCGCATTTATCGACGGTGACGTGATCCTGGCCGACTTCAGCCACAACCAGAACGTACCGCAGGCAGATTACACCGCGGGTGGCGTCATGGCCGGTGTCGATTACCGGTTGACTGATCACCTGACCATCGGTGCGCTCTTTAACTACATCCATTCGGAGGCATCGCTCGACGGCGAGGGCAGCCGCGCCTCGATCGACAGCTATCAGGGCGGCCTGTACGGAGCGTACGCGCAACACGGTTGGTACGCCAATGCGCTCGCTACCTACGGATTCAATGACGATTCCACCAGCCGCAGGATCAGATTCGCCGGTGTGGACCGGACGGCCGCCGCGGACCCGAGCGGCAACCAGTACGCGGGCGATATCGCCGGCGGCTATGAGTTCCACCTCGGCCGGCTCGCGATCGGGCCGAATCTCGGTCTCGATTACGTGCACTGGGATTTGGATCGCTTCACCGAAAGCGGCGCCGGCGTGGCCAGCCTTGACATCAGAAAGCAGAGCGCTGACTCGCTACGCTCGAAGGTTGGTCTCACGGCGCGGTACCAGTGCCGGCTCGGATGGATCGCGGTTACCCCGCACTTCAGCGCCTACTGGCAACACGAGTACCTCGACGACAGCCGGGATATCTCGAGTTCCTTCAGCCAGCCGGGCATCGGCACCTTCACAGTGCAAACGACCGTACCGGGCCGGGATAGTGCCTTGCTGGACGGAGGAATCGACGCTGACCTCACCAAGAACGTGCTCCTCTACGCGGATACCCAAGGGCAAATCGGCTCCGGCAACGCAATCGCCGGGTCGATTCAACTCGGGCTCAGAATCGCCTTCTAA
- a CDS encoding metallophosphoesterase — MSSPTKIFRVSRRGFLVRTALIAGGMASGLRGSGAQTATPGGAPALRVLFATDAHLMVDDALRSEQGLAACLEAVRELRPEPDFILFGGDLTHETPELDFPSAERLLDRFLTLWRAHTDLPTFFAFGNHDLAGTKNRALDREDPRFGKGLFRSRLGLERLSYAFEKGGWRFIIVDDVTPEPDGSYIGAFGAQELSFLRSELEAHPQAPTVICTHIPPVSVLPSLSITGAVEVVGTRLETPASLVLANARELHRVLVETKADVKLVLAGHLHHLEEIQVDGVRYLTGGAICGNWWKGSQNGCPEGFTVLDLYPDGTARAEYRSYNWKAAG; from the coding sequence ATGAGCAGTCCCACTAAAATCTTTCGAGTTTCACGTCGCGGTTTTCTCGTCCGTACGGCCCTGATCGCCGGCGGAATGGCATCCGGCCTCAGAGGTTCGGGTGCGCAAACCGCGACGCCAGGCGGCGCGCCGGCGCTGCGCGTCCTGTTCGCCACCGATGCGCACCTGATGGTGGACGACGCCCTGCGCTCCGAGCAAGGGTTGGCAGCCTGCCTTGAAGCGGTCAGGGAACTCAGGCCGGAACCGGATTTTATCCTTTTCGGCGGGGACCTCACCCACGAAACCCCAGAACTGGATTTTCCGTCGGCGGAACGTCTGCTGGATCGTTTTCTGACGCTCTGGCGCGCGCACACCGATCTGCCGACGTTTTTCGCTTTCGGCAACCACGACTTGGCGGGCACGAAAAACCGGGCCCTCGATCGTGAGGATCCGAGGTTCGGCAAAGGGCTGTTTCGGTCGCGCCTCGGCCTGGAACGCCTCTCCTATGCCTTCGAAAAGGGAGGATGGCGATTCATCATCGTGGACGACGTCACCCCTGAGCCGGATGGTTCCTACATAGGTGCGTTTGGAGCCCAGGAGCTCTCGTTTCTGCGCAGTGAACTGGAGGCGCATCCGCAGGCGCCGACGGTTATCTGCACCCACATTCCTCCCGTATCGGTTCTACCCAGCCTGAGCATCACCGGCGCCGTCGAGGTGGTGGGTACACGGTTAGAAACACCGGCCTCCCTGGTTCTGGCCAACGCCCGGGAGCTGCACCGCGTCCTGGTCGAGACAAAGGCGGACGTGAAGCTCGTTCTGGCGGGTCACTTGCATCACCTGGAGGAAATCCAAGTTGACGGCGTCCGGTACCTGACGGGCGGCGCCATTTGCGGTAACTGGTGGAAAGGAAGCCAGAACGGTTGTCCCGAAGGCTTTACGGTCCTCGACCTCTACCCGGACGGGACCGCGCGGGCCGAGTACCGGAGCTACAACTGGAAGGCGGCCGGATAG
- a CDS encoding SDR family oxidoreductase: protein MEQNDQEQKGGAMPSRRQFVGGMTAGLIGALTVPARAAQHDAGSPAGPAPAPEPPALQNPVTEYPKPPFQQQHQDPPGLAGKMIPRPDHGEESYKGAGRLLGRKALVTGGDSGIGRAAAIAYAREGADVAINYLPVEEPDAREVIELIRAEGRKAAALPGDIREEAFCQQLVDAAVRELGGLDILVNNAAKQHAVDSILELTTEQLDATFKTNLYAMFWITKAAVPHLQPGATIINTASVQAYDPSANLLDYAQTKAAIVAFTKALAKQLADKGIRVNAVAPGPVWTPLQVSGGQPQNKLETFGGQTPMLRPGQPAELGPVYVFLASAAASYATGQVYGAAGGSGNP from the coding sequence ATGGAGCAAAATGACCAGGAACAAAAAGGCGGCGCCATGCCGTCGCGTCGCCAGTTCGTTGGTGGGATGACCGCCGGCTTGATAGGGGCACTCACCGTTCCGGCCCGGGCGGCCCAGCACGACGCAGGCTCGCCGGCTGGCCCGGCGCCGGCGCCCGAACCGCCCGCCCTCCAAAACCCGGTAACCGAGTATCCGAAGCCACCCTTCCAGCAGCAGCACCAGGATCCGCCCGGCTTAGCCGGCAAGATGATCCCGCGCCCGGATCACGGGGAGGAGAGTTACAAGGGAGCCGGGCGTCTACTGGGGCGCAAAGCACTCGTTACCGGAGGCGATTCGGGCATCGGCCGCGCCGCGGCGATCGCCTACGCGCGTGAGGGTGCGGATGTGGCCATCAACTACCTGCCGGTCGAAGAGCCTGACGCGCGCGAGGTGATTGAGTTGATTCGTGCCGAAGGCCGCAAAGCTGCGGCGCTGCCGGGCGACATTCGGGAAGAAGCCTTTTGCCAGCAGTTGGTCGACGCCGCCGTCCGCGAGCTCGGTGGCCTTGATATTCTGGTCAACAATGCCGCCAAACAGCACGCCGTTGACTCAATCCTCGAGCTGACGACCGAGCAGCTCGACGCGACTTTCAAAACCAACCTCTACGCCATGTTTTGGATCACCAAGGCCGCCGTGCCGCACCTGCAGCCGGGGGCGACGATCATCAATACCGCCTCCGTCCAGGCCTATGATCCTTCGGCCAACCTGCTGGATTATGCGCAAACCAAGGCGGCGATCGTGGCTTTTACCAAGGCGCTTGCGAAACAGTTGGCCGACAAGGGCATCCGGGTCAACGCGGTTGCACCTGGCCCGGTTTGGACTCCACTTCAGGTCAGCGGCGGCCAGCCGCAGAATAAGCTCGAAACATTCGGCGGCCAGACGCCGATGCTTCGCCCCGGCCAGCCGGCCGAGCTCGGGCCCGTCTATGTATTTCTGGCCTCGGCGGCCGCGAGCTACGCCACCGGGCAAGTGTACGGCGCAGCGGGCGGCAGTGGAAACCCGTAA
- a CDS encoding autotransporter-associated beta strand repeat-containing protein translates to MQIPTSAGFRLKKDTLKVLTEHVNRYLRAHGLVKGRARLALFSLTLVFGHAAYAQSEGDLNSALGSSGSSWLTLSSPSLTLSSPLSVQNGGSVTVSGTANQPTLNGNGTSGFFVQSGQLTLSNLTLTNFSTVGGTGSGGGAGLGGALFVNTGASATLNGVNFYANTVTGGTGGVGTKGGSLNNLFNNGPNNGSDGANGADAPTNSSYSNGGNGSNGWPGASGGNGNPGTGGNGGNGGKGSVGTVASADTVFAAAEIAFHTAQAAVADAQAAAATAEAAASAAEAAGHADEAAADTLEAADDTAEATGLTAEAAGEVGAEAEFTDAAAATAAAVGSAAGAVEEGLKAGEDGDKAVAEGTDAAADGTEATEESAQAAKFSQQAAKETAEAEAGAAYLLALTETSEYNGTSGIGGLGGDGGQGGNGSFGNGGGRGGSGGDGGNAGSQVGTTYAVGGNGGNGANAGAGGFGAGGGAGGNGGKGGQNPDDNGDHGSENGTDGVGGNGGSAGFGGGQGMTGQGYQFASGGGDGGSGYGGAIFVAANGTLTITGTATFDGNNAVGGISDNGQNGGNAGQAAGTDLFMMTGANVTLAPGAGNTITFNGTIADDSASSIGGTSIPVGSGAGITIADGGTVIFNGQDTYSGQTKIEGGALQAQDGTGLPSNSNLNLAGGVFQSSGTFTRFLGTNSNRVQWTNSGGFAAVDGGLTVRLNAGQTLTWGSGSFVPKGDALLFGSESATDNVLFKNNLDLGGQNESILVTANSDNSDTATIYGVISDGSLTVNDSNHTGTLILTGANTYTGGTTINNGTLVLGKGGSLAATGAVVDNGTFDISQSANQTIGDLSGSGTVDLGAHKLTAGTANSTTFSGTLVDGGLGGGTGGSLVKQGTGTLTLTGANTFTGGTTVSAGTLALSGSGSLAATGAVVDNATFDISQGGNQTIGDLSGSGTVNLGGQQLTEGTASNTNFSGTIQDGGLGGGTGGSLVKQGTGTLTLTGANTYTGGTTVNAGTVALSGSGSLAATGAVIDHATFDISQGGNQTIGDLSGSGTVKLGGRQLTEGTPNSTAFTGTIQDGGLGGGTGGSLVKQGSGALVLAGANSYTGGTTISAGALILAGGGSLAATGAVVDNATFDISGGGNQTIGDLSGSGTVQLGGQQLTEGTANSTAFTGTIQDGGIAGGTGGSLVKQGAGTLTLTAANSYTGGTTISAGALVVTGGSLAAAGAVVDNAVLDISGSANQTIGDLSGSGTVKLGGRQLTTGTVNSTTFSGSLVDGGSRAAAAAAWSSKARAR, encoded by the coding sequence ATGCAAATCCCGACCTCGGCTGGTTTTCGTCTCAAGAAGGATACTCTGAAAGTTCTCACCGAGCACGTGAATCGGTACCTCCGGGCTCACGGCCTGGTGAAAGGGCGTGCACGCCTTGCGTTGTTTAGCCTCACGCTCGTGTTCGGTCATGCCGCCTACGCGCAGTCCGAGGGCGATCTTAACAGCGCACTCGGGAGTTCTGGCTCGAGCTGGCTGACGCTCAGCTCACCTTCACTCACGTTATCGTCGCCGCTTTCCGTTCAAAACGGCGGGAGCGTGACGGTAAGCGGAACCGCCAATCAGCCGACCCTAAACGGGAACGGCACGTCGGGCTTCTTCGTGCAAAGCGGCCAGCTCACGCTTAGCAACCTGACGTTAACCAACTTCAGTACCGTTGGCGGAACCGGCAGCGGCGGCGGCGCCGGTCTGGGTGGCGCCCTTTTTGTGAACACTGGCGCCAGCGCCACCCTTAACGGCGTGAACTTCTACGCCAACACGGTAACGGGCGGCACCGGCGGGGTCGGGACGAAGGGTGGAAGTTTGAACAACCTTTTCAACAACGGCCCGAATAACGGCAGCGACGGTGCCAATGGGGCCGATGCCCCCACGAATTCGTCTTACAGCAACGGCGGCAACGGTTCAAACGGATGGCCCGGTGCGTCTGGAGGCAACGGGAATCCCGGAACGGGAGGAAACGGGGGAAACGGCGGCAAGGGCAGCGTGGGCACCGTGGCCTCCGCTGATACGGTGTTCGCCGCGGCCGAGATCGCTTTCCACACCGCACAGGCTGCGGTCGCCGATGCACAGGCGGCAGCAGCGACCGCAGAGGCCGCGGCTTCCGCGGCGGAAGCGGCCGGCCACGCCGATGAGGCTGCCGCAGACACCCTCGAGGCAGCCGATGACACGGCGGAAGCTACCGGGCTCACCGCGGAAGCGGCTGGAGAAGTGGGTGCCGAAGCGGAATTCACCGACGCGGCTGCGGCAACCGCCGCAGCCGTCGGGTCGGCGGCCGGGGCGGTGGAAGAGGGATTGAAGGCTGGAGAAGACGGGGATAAAGCCGTCGCGGAAGGAACGGATGCAGCTGCGGATGGCACGGAAGCAACGGAAGAGTCTGCGCAAGCGGCTAAATTTTCGCAGCAGGCGGCCAAGGAGACGGCCGAAGCGGAGGCGGGTGCCGCCTACCTGCTCGCCCTCACAGAGACTTCGGAATACAACGGCACGTCGGGCATCGGCGGATTGGGTGGAGACGGTGGACAAGGCGGTAACGGCAGCTTCGGCAATGGTGGCGGTAGGGGTGGATCCGGCGGCGACGGCGGCAACGCCGGCTCCCAGGTGGGGACAACCTATGCCGTTGGCGGGAATGGCGGTAACGGCGCTAACGCCGGCGCTGGCGGGTTCGGGGCTGGCGGTGGCGCTGGTGGAAATGGCGGCAAGGGCGGCCAGAACCCCGATGATAACGGTGACCATGGATCTGAGAACGGCACGGATGGCGTCGGCGGCAACGGCGGCTCAGCCGGTTTCGGCGGCGGCCAGGGGATGACCGGCCAAGGGTATCAATTTGCGTCCGGAGGCGGCGATGGAGGGTCCGGCTACGGTGGCGCGATCTTTGTTGCCGCTAACGGCACGCTCACGATCACAGGCACGGCCACCTTCGATGGGAACAATGCAGTCGGGGGAATAAGCGACAATGGCCAGAACGGAGGGAACGCTGGTCAGGCAGCCGGCACAGACCTGTTCATGATGACCGGCGCAAACGTTACGCTGGCGCCTGGGGCCGGTAATACGATCACGTTCAACGGCACCATTGCTGATGACAGCGCAAGTTCGATCGGGGGCACCTCAATCCCGGTCGGTTCCGGCGCGGGCATCACGATCGCCGACGGGGGTACCGTCATTTTCAACGGGCAGGACACTTACAGCGGCCAAACTAAAATCGAGGGCGGTGCCTTGCAGGCTCAGGACGGCACCGGACTGCCGTCGAACAGCAATCTCAACTTGGCGGGAGGCGTCTTTCAGAGCAGCGGCACGTTCACCCGGTTTCTGGGCACGAACAGTAATCGTGTCCAGTGGACCAATTCAGGAGGCTTCGCCGCAGTCGACGGCGGTTTGACCGTGAGGCTGAACGCCGGTCAGACTCTTACGTGGGGAAGTGGGTCGTTCGTGCCGAAAGGCGACGCTCTGCTTTTCGGTTCGGAAAGCGCGACCGATAACGTTTTATTCAAGAACAATCTCGATCTGGGCGGGCAGAACGAGTCGATTCTGGTTACGGCGAACAGCGACAATAGTGATACCGCCACGATTTACGGAGTGATCTCCGATGGCAGCCTCACCGTTAACGATTCGAATCATACCGGCACCCTGATCCTCACGGGCGCCAATACTTACACCGGCGGCACGACCATCAATAACGGCACGCTGGTACTCGGAAAAGGCGGCAGCCTCGCCGCAACGGGGGCGGTCGTCGACAACGGTACCTTCGACATTTCCCAAAGCGCTAACCAGACCATTGGTGACCTGAGCGGTTCAGGTACGGTCGATCTCGGGGCTCACAAACTGACGGCCGGGACGGCTAACTCGACGACCTTTTCGGGCACCCTCGTCGATGGGGGACTCGGGGGTGGTACCGGCGGCAGCCTGGTCAAGCAAGGGACAGGCACGCTGACCCTCACGGGCGCCAATACCTTCACGGGTGGCACGACGGTCAGCGCCGGCACGCTCGCGCTGTCGGGTAGCGGCAGTTTGGCCGCCACCGGCGCGGTGGTCGACAACGCCACCTTCGACATTTCTCAGGGCGGCAACCAGACCATCGGCGACCTGAGCGGTTCGGGCACGGTTAACCTTGGCGGCCAGCAACTGACCGAAGGCACCGCCAGCAACACCAATTTTAGCGGCACGATCCAGGACGGCGGCTTGGGGGGCGGCACCGGCGGCAGCCTGGTCAAGCAAGGGACAGGCACGCTGACCCTCACGGGCGCTAATACCTACACGGGCGGCACAACGGTCAATGCTGGGACCGTCGCCCTGTCGGGTAGCGGTAGTTTGGCCGCCACCGGCGCGGTGATCGACCACGCCACCTTTGATATTTCGCAAGGCGGCAACCAGACCATCGGCGACCTGAGCGGTTCAGGCACCGTCAAGCTGGGCGGCCGGCAGTTGACCGAGGGCACCCCCAACTCGACGGCGTTCACCGGCACGATCCAGGACGGCGGGCTGGGGGGCGGCACCGGCGGCAGCCTGGTTAAGCAGGGCAGCGGCGCACTGGTGCTGGCCGGCGCAAACTCCTACACGGGTGGGACCACCATCAGCGCCGGCGCGCTCATCCTGGCGGGTGGCGGCAGTCTGGCTGCCACGGGCGCAGTCGTTGACAACGCCACCTTTGATATTTCAGGGGGCGGCAACCAGACCATCGGCGACCTGAGCGGTTCGGGCACCGTTCAACTCGGCGGGCAGCAACTGACCGAGGGCACCGCCAATTCGACGGCGTTCACCGGCACGATCCAGGACGGCGGGATTGCGGGCGGCACCGGCGGCAGCCTGGTCAAGCAAGGGGCGGGCACGCTGACCCTCACGGCCGCCAATTCCTACACGGGCGGCACCACGATCAGCGCCGGTGCGCTCGTCGTGACCGGCGGCAGTTTGGCTGCCGCGGGCGCAGTCGTTGACAATGCCGTCCTTGATATTTCCGGGAGCGCAAACCAGACCATCGGCGACCTGAGTGGCTCGGGCACCGTCAAACTGGGCGGCCGGCAGTTGACGACCGGCACAGTCAACTCGACGACCTTTTCGGGCAGCCTGGTTGATGGGGGATCGCGGGCGGCAGCGGCGGCAGCCTGGTCAAGCAAGGCGCGGGCACGCTGA
- a CDS encoding SRPBCC family protein, with the protein MGHISKSIEVNAPLQTVYNQWTQFEEFPKFMEGVEEVRQITDKKLFWRAKIGGHVKEWQADIISQEPDQRISWRSVEGTENSGTVSFERVDANKTRVTLELNYEPEGAVEKVGDALGAAGRRVEGDLKRFKEFIEQRGQETGAYRRTI; encoded by the coding sequence ATGGGACACATCTCGAAAAGCATCGAAGTCAATGCCCCGCTTCAAACCGTGTACAACCAATGGACGCAGTTTGAAGAGTTTCCCAAATTTATGGAAGGGGTGGAAGAAGTGCGCCAGATTACGGATAAAAAGCTGTTTTGGCGCGCCAAAATTGGTGGCCATGTAAAAGAATGGCAGGCTGACATCATCAGCCAGGAACCCGACCAGCGGATCTCATGGCGCAGCGTGGAAGGTACCGAGAATTCCGGGACGGTTTCCTTCGAGCGTGTGGACGCGAATAAAACGCGCGTCACTCTGGAGCTGAATTATGAGCCGGAGGGTGCCGTCGAAAAGGTCGGTGACGCTCTCGGGGCGGCAGGCCGTCGCGTGGAAGGCGACCTCAAACGCTTCAAAGAATTCATCGAGCAACGCGGACAGGAAACCGGTGCTTACCGGCGTACTATCTGA